The Acidicapsa ligni genome has a window encoding:
- a CDS encoding TonB C-terminal domain-containing protein: MLFHGLLVGLVLGYGFLNGLFPHNTWGGATEGAIAVQLVSSALPLPADHKPNDNVLATEKPSEAPAPPAPKAQPTVDEKAIPIPSKIEAPKKPAAKKQEASKIPEPKPVVTSKTPQRQPTPPKQDNRAQYGEQSSSAMQRTAQPGTTTVGATSVTASPGSRGFNYPWYIQNIQRKMQQNLYRGEVDPRTPVGSRTYITWVIRRDGTGMEAKLDKSSGSPTLDRACLRAEQRVDTFGPLPSPPSDPPPNVSYYCEY; the protein is encoded by the coding sequence GTGCTTTTCCATGGTCTGCTCGTGGGACTTGTTCTGGGCTATGGTTTTTTGAATGGGCTGTTTCCTCACAACACCTGGGGAGGGGCGACCGAGGGTGCGATCGCCGTGCAGCTAGTCAGCAGTGCCCTGCCTCTGCCTGCAGACCACAAGCCGAACGATAATGTACTGGCAACTGAAAAACCCAGCGAAGCGCCTGCGCCGCCCGCGCCTAAAGCACAGCCCACGGTAGACGAAAAAGCGATCCCCATCCCGTCAAAGATCGAGGCTCCTAAAAAGCCAGCGGCAAAAAAGCAGGAAGCCAGCAAAATACCCGAGCCTAAGCCGGTGGTTACCAGCAAGACTCCACAGCGCCAGCCAACACCGCCCAAGCAGGACAATCGCGCGCAATATGGCGAGCAGTCTTCAAGCGCGATGCAGCGCACGGCTCAGCCTGGCACTACGACCGTGGGAGCAACCAGCGTGACAGCATCGCCGGGCAGCCGGGGATTTAACTACCCGTGGTACATCCAGAATATTCAGCGAAAAATGCAGCAGAATCTCTATCGAGGCGAGGTTGATCCGCGGACGCCGGTAGGCTCCCGCACCTATATCACCTGGGTAATTCGCCGCGATGGCACTGGAATGGAGGCCAAGCTGGATAAATCCAGTGGTAGTCCCACTCTGGATCGAGCCTGTCTTAGAGCAGAACAGAGAGTTGACACTTTTGGGCCCCTTCCTTCACCACCAAGTGATCCACCGCCCAATGTCTCCTATTATTGTGAGTACTGA
- a CDS encoding ExbD/TolR family protein has protein sequence MAFTGSNGRTQTSLAEINITPLVDVVLVLLVIFMLAAPVLQSGIEVAVPKTRTVKEITEQRLVVTIAKDQTVFLGDKPVNIHELATQLHQSGVDPAHQVIYLRADERVPFGAFASVMDSVKQAGITNISIVTQPLETKSN, from the coding sequence ATGGCCTTTACGGGCAGCAACGGGCGCACACAGACATCGCTGGCCGAGATCAACATCACGCCGCTGGTCGATGTGGTGTTGGTATTGCTGGTTATTTTCATGCTTGCCGCACCAGTGCTGCAGTCGGGCATTGAAGTTGCTGTGCCCAAAACACGCACGGTCAAGGAGATCACCGAACAACGCCTGGTGGTTACCATAGCCAAGGATCAGACGGTTTTCCTGGGCGATAAGCCGGTGAATATCCACGAATTGGCGACGCAACTGCATCAATCCGGCGTAGATCCCGCTCACCAGGTGATTTATCTACGAGCGGATGAGCGCGTTCCTTTCGGCGCGTTTGCCTCGGTCATGGATTCTGTTAAACAGGCTGGCATTACCAACATCAGCATCGTTACCCAGCCACTCGAAACCAAGTCCAACTAG